One window from the genome of Emys orbicularis isolate rEmyOrb1 chromosome 10, rEmyOrb1.hap1, whole genome shotgun sequence encodes:
- the WDR93 gene encoding WD repeat-containing protein 93, whose amino-acid sequence MPVYIRKHPLEIPPPSEKDWIKKDEEENFFLQDPDQIFDSLPQPFRMINKLVTLVFEQAWEIIEKREALREAQTLKVKPTLYLPTAEFQVMGRANCLAASGQHVFLGLSTGLAVFNMPNCKRVCAWESAKLEICAIRASNLGNETHLLVTVDEMGLARLFYFYRDSLLLIKVLNEVEEISKRNTCVEAELSQGGDYAGILLQGNTEAWLEIYRLPKDSWLKETDHSQAAAAVSSFRERRFSQASAKSLELPGEGSAETESPTSASRVETKLSLPVLLLKVRSPKPLTGSTFKSPLEALMKIDDGSVIGLGQNHVIKDYQWEQQDAIFRSTFQKHLERESEPDSKEEKPSHAVFHFLLPGQILQIGPEIKAQPDVPTGISVHWNGSHNLCLYLLTRPSKEKTDAELKPDTVWPCAAPITCSAVTSCSSYMALACEDGTITVWDRCLGFPLAVTALPEGCLSRTIHFLQTSTAPRDQLPRPKVQLLVLCTDGSLHLVIVSGPRESRTVLLADRSEDPDQTISAVAPIPALPGAVLVFSWDGTVCLTDTATPQTVCHFITPPSHTVASPWQPVFTVDTTNQCLLLRGDEQQQQAGPPTQTKDNQSSIFLFYFDFYQSMEVFPAVPEPPPDSLQHRPWDERCDIFLRDRLQRLPGLSQQVPKCWSQLRKHAAALQRESRKK is encoded by the exons ATGCCAGTATATATCCGGAAACATCCCCTGGAGATccctccaccttctgaaaaggACTGGATTAAGAAGGATGAGGAAGAAAATTTCTTCCTGCAGGATCCCGATCAAATCTTTGATTCATTGCCTCAGCCTTTCCGGATGATCAATAAACTGGTGACCCTAGTATTCGAGCAGGCCTGGGAAATCATTGAGAAGAGGGAGGCACTCCGAGAGGCACAGACACTGAAGGTCAAGCCCACGTTGTACCTGCCCACAGCTGAATTCCAG GTGATGGGAAGAGCCAACTGCCTTGCAGCCTCTGGACAGCATGTCTTTCTTGGGCTCTCCACAGGGCTTGCAGTTTTCAACATGCCCAACTGTAAGCGGGTCTGTGCTTGGGAGTCAGCCAAGCTAGAGATTTGTGCCATCCGTGCCTCCAACCTTGGCAATGAGACCCACCTTCTCGTTACTGTTGATGAGATGG GACTTGCCCgactcttttatttttacagggaCAGCCTGCTGCTCATTAAAGTCCTAAACGAAGTG GAAGAGATCAGCAAGAGAAACACCTGTGTGGAGGCAGAGCTCTCCCAGGGGGGCGATTATGCAGGCATCCTGCTGCAAGGCAA CACAGAAGCTTGGCTGGAGATCTACCGATTGCCTAAGGATTCCTGGCTGAAGGAGACAGACCATTCCCAGGCAGCTGCAGCAGTGTCATCTTTCAGGGAGAGGCGGTTCAGCCAGGCGTCGGCG AAAAGTCTGGAACTGCCGGGAGAGGGCTCTGCAGAAACG GAATCACCCACGTCTGCAAGCAGAGTTGAAACTAAGCTGAGTCTTCCAGTACTGCTGCTGAAGGTCAGATCGCCCAAACCTCTGACAG GAAGCACTTTTAAAAGCCCTTTGGAGGCCCTGATGAAGATTGATGATGGCAGTGTGATCGGCTTGGGACAGAATCACGTGATCAAAGACTACCAATGGGAACAGCAGGACGCAATCTTTCGCAGCACCTTCCAAAAGCATCTGGAGAGAGAAAGTGAGCCTGACAGCAAGGAGGAGAAACCCAG CCATGCTGTGTTTCATTTTCTCCTGCCTGGCCAGATACTGCAGATCGGACCTGAAATCAAAGCACAGCCAG ACGTGCCCACTGGCATCAGCGTGCATTGGAATGGAAGCCACAATCTCTGCCTGTATTTACTCACCCGGCCATCAAAGGAGAAAACGG ATGCTGAGCTAAAACCTGACACTGTCTGGCCATGTGCTGCTCCAATCACCTGCTCAGCTGTCACCTCCTGCTCCTCTTACATGGCTCTGGCATGTGAAGATGGGACGATAACGGTGTGGGACAGATGTCTAG GATTCCCACTAGCTGTGACTGCCCTTCCAGAGGGATGTCTCAGCCGCACCATCCACTTCCTGCAGACATCTACAGCCCCAAGGGACCAGCTGCCTAGGCCCAAAGTGCAGCTTCTGGTGCTGTGTACGGATGGGTCTCTCCACCTGGTTATAGTATCAGGGCCCAGAGAGTCCAGGACTGTGCTCCTGGCAGACAG GTCCGAGGACCCAGATCAGACCATCAGCGCAGTAGCACCGATTCCAGCCTTACCTGGTGCA GTGCTGGTGTTCTCCTGGGATGGCACAGTGTGCCTCACAGACACTGCCACGCCACAGACTGTTTGCCACTTCATCACCCCACCCTCTCACACAGTAGCATCCCCCTGGCAACCGGTGTTTACCGTGGATACCACTAACCAATGCCTGCTCCTCCGAG GtgatgaacagcagcagcaggctgggcCCCCGACACAGACCAAAGACAATCAAAGCTCcatcttccttttttattttgatttctacCAGTCCATGGAGGTTTTCCCAGCCGTACCGGAGCCTCCTCCTGACTCCTTGCAGCACCGGCCATGGGACGAGAGATGTGACATTTTCCTCCGTGACAG GCTGCAGCGCCTGCCAGGACTCAGCCAGCAGGTACCCAAGTGCTGGAGCCAGCTGCGGAAGCATGCAGCCGCCCTGCAGAGGGAGAGCCGGAAgaagtga